One segment of Spartobacteria bacterium DNA contains the following:
- a CDS encoding biopolymer transporter ExbD, protein MKHRPLLWETDTAGVDINMSPLIDCVFLLLIFFIVTTVFVKDTGITVNKPDAVTSVAAEPDALRLAIGAQGEIYLGGHPVAINNLRSTISVRLNGADTPILLLADEALASGRLVAVMDECRKAGGKNILIATRQPTAGDGS, encoded by the coding sequence ATGAAGCATCGACCCTTATTATGGGAAACCGACACCGCAGGCGTTGACATCAATATGTCGCCGCTGATTGACTGCGTGTTTTTACTGCTCATCTTCTTCATTGTCACCACGGTATTCGTGAAAGACACCGGCATCACGGTCAATAAACCCGATGCCGTCACATCGGTCGCAGCAGAACCGGACGCACTGCGACTCGCCATCGGAGCGCAGGGCGAAATATATCTGGGCGGCCACCCCGTCGCCATAAACAATCTTCGTTCCACCATTTCCGTACGGCTCAATGGAGCAGACACGCCCATATTACTACTGGCGGATGAAGCACTCGCCAGCGGGCGACTGGTCGCAGTTATGGATGAGTGTCGCAAAGCAGGCGGAAAAAACATACTCATCGCTACCAGACAACCGACAGCCGGAGACGGATCGTGA
- a CDS encoding ATP-binding cassette domain-containing protein: MAKKIKISSQEWQTYKRLMRYACPYWKRLLIGTFFGLLFGGSTAGMLAAVKSNFSTLFDPQVLDLWQIFMVALLLPLFAAVRGVGDFLSMYLVEWVGNRVVMDLRNATFGHIHDLSLDYFSASRTGELISRTTNDSMMVQRAVSTVLGDLIRQPFVLLFVVGYVIYLDPMLSLISLVLFPVCIVPVAIFGRRVRRSAREGQQKLADLVSILQETINGVRIVKAFGMEQREKDRFSASNRSVFNRLMRVARARNAVEPIIVFISLIGLALALVFAKWANMGADIITFGAALVMMYEPAKKLSRIHISIQESSAGADRIFEILDTPISVKDRPDAIIMEEKPKHVAFTNVAFSYETKPVLADISFTAEAGQCVAFVGGSGAGKTTLVSLLPRFFDVGGGCISINGHDIREYTIQSLRAQMGIVTQDTVLFNDTVANNISYGSPHADVESIRKAAEQAHALSFIEEMEFGFDSMIGEGGVKLSGGQRQRLSIARAMLRNPPILILDEATSALDTESERQVQAALDALMVNRTVFAIAHRLSTIAHADKIIVLDNGLICEEGTHDELLARNGAYRRLYELQFKGQS; this comes from the coding sequence ATGGCAAAAAAAATAAAAATCAGTTCACAGGAGTGGCAAACGTACAAACGATTGATGCGGTACGCATGTCCGTATTGGAAGCGTTTGCTGATCGGGACGTTTTTTGGTTTGCTGTTTGGCGGGTCGACCGCAGGGATGCTGGCCGCAGTAAAGTCCAACTTTTCGACATTGTTTGACCCGCAGGTCTTGGATCTGTGGCAGATATTTATGGTGGCCTTGCTGCTGCCTCTGTTTGCGGCCGTGCGCGGCGTTGGCGATTTTCTGAGTATGTATTTGGTGGAATGGGTGGGCAATCGCGTGGTTATGGATTTACGCAATGCCACCTTCGGTCATATTCATGATCTGAGCCTGGACTATTTTTCTGCAAGTCGTACCGGTGAACTGATATCGCGCACGACCAATGACTCGATGATGGTGCAGCGCGCGGTGTCGACGGTTCTGGGTGATTTGATTCGCCAGCCCTTTGTTCTCCTCTTTGTGGTAGGGTACGTGATTTATCTGGATCCCATGCTCTCGCTGATCAGTCTGGTCTTGTTCCCTGTCTGCATCGTCCCCGTTGCCATATTTGGACGGCGTGTGCGTCGATCTGCACGTGAGGGGCAGCAGAAACTGGCTGATTTGGTATCCATTTTGCAGGAGACCATCAATGGGGTGCGCATTGTTAAAGCATTTGGCATGGAGCAACGGGAGAAGGATCGGTTTTCTGCATCAAATCGATCTGTTTTCAATCGGTTAATGCGGGTGGCTCGGGCGCGTAATGCTGTTGAGCCGATCATTGTTTTTATTTCCTTAATCGGATTGGCTCTGGCACTTGTCTTTGCCAAATGGGCCAATATGGGTGCGGATATCATCACTTTTGGCGCGGCACTGGTTATGATGTATGAACCGGCAAAGAAGCTAAGCCGAATTCATATAAGCATTCAGGAAAGCAGTGCAGGGGCGGATCGTATTTTTGAAATTTTGGACACCCCGATCAGTGTAAAGGATCGTCCTGATGCCATTATTATGGAGGAAAAACCGAAGCATGTGGCCTTCACCAATGTGGCGTTTTCCTATGAAACAAAGCCTGTTTTAGCAGACATTTCTTTCACCGCAGAAGCAGGACAATGTGTGGCCTTTGTTGGCGGATCGGGTGCAGGGAAGACCACACTGGTGAGTTTGCTGCCCCGATTTTTTGATGTGGGCGGAGGCTGTATTTCCATTAATGGCCACGATATTCGTGAATATACCATTCAGTCGCTGCGAGCGCAGATGGGAATTGTTACACAGGATACCGTATTGTTTAACGACACGGTGGCAAATAATATTTCCTACGGCAGTCCCCATGCCGATGTGGAGTCGATTCGCAAAGCGGCAGAACAGGCTCACGCGTTGTCGTTTATTGAAGAAATGGAATTCGGTTTTGATTCTATGATAGGCGAAGGCGGGGTCAAATTGTCCGGTGGGCAACGTCAGCGCCTGAGTATTGCGAGAGCGATGCTGCGCAATCCGCCCATTTTAATCTTGGACGAGGCGACCAGTGCGCTGGATACAGAATCAGAGCGTCAAGTTCAGGCGGCACTGGATGCATTGATGGTGAATCGTACGGTATTTGCTATTGCTCACCGTCTTTCGACCATTGCCC
- a CDS encoding DUF3450 family protein: MLKSAHLKSSNHWTFSEKKFQSLDVLQKKLPIIGRFFTWSFWMVWLSLAGFAQGDMTNELKQLEEILRQDVEIQIRLADEERLWRDEGVALKHQSTMLDTLITQSQTRIDRLQEMYDKQMHTNASLFVEIDRVEDERRRCRSVLEAMGNQWNAMAKGIPDSFARESDQVDHQNSDEGFALIEKMLQSQINAQIWLEEMQNSCHIKHELMAETGVNQEMTILYIGLSKAFAFTPDRTTLFSGRYMGKEGWTWEKSGQEQTKAVRQALNVFETSIPAALSRLPVTGTRVSE; this comes from the coding sequence ATGTTAAAATCCGCTCATTTAAAAAGTTCCAATCATTGGACGTTTTCTGAAAAGAAGTTCCAATCACTGGACGTTTTGCAAAAAAAACTTCCAATCATTGGACGTTTTTTCACATGGTCTTTCTGGATGGTGTGGCTGTCTTTGGCAGGGTTTGCGCAGGGTGATATGACCAATGAATTAAAACAGTTGGAAGAAATCCTGCGGCAGGATGTGGAAATACAGATCCGTCTTGCGGATGAGGAGCGATTGTGGCGGGATGAAGGGGTCGCGCTAAAACATCAGTCAACTATGCTGGACACTCTGATTACTCAGAGTCAAACGCGGATAGATCGGCTTCAGGAAATGTATGACAAACAAATGCACACGAATGCGTCACTTTTTGTCGAAATAGATCGTGTTGAGGACGAGCGTCGTCGATGTCGAAGCGTTCTCGAAGCGATGGGAAATCAATGGAATGCTATGGCCAAAGGCATTCCCGACAGTTTTGCGCGTGAATCAGACCAAGTGGATCACCAGAATTCCGATGAAGGATTTGCTCTGATAGAAAAAATGCTGCAATCACAGATCAATGCCCAGATATGGCTGGAAGAAATGCAGAACAGTTGTCACATAAAACATGAACTCATGGCTGAAACCGGCGTAAATCAGGAAATGACTATTTTATACATTGGCCTCAGCAAAGCATTTGCCTTCACACCTGATCGTACAACGTTGTTTTCCGGGAGGTACATGGGCAAAGAAGGGTGGACATGGGAGAAAAGCGGACAAGAGCAGACAAAAGCCGTGCGGCAGGCTCTGAATGTTTTTGAAACAAGTATTCCAGCGGCACTTTCACGTCTCCCCGTCACAGGGACTCGGGTGTCGGAATGA
- the trxB gene encoding thioredoxin-disulfide reductase — translation MEKIIILGSGPAGYTCAIYLARAGYVPVIIEGMQAGGQLTTTTDIENYPGFPDGISGFELMDAMKAQALRFGAESKIGWATACDIKDGQRSITLDSGEVMPFDVLVIATGATARYLELDSIEKLKGRGVSACAVCDGAFYRGMDVAVLGGGDTAIEEALFLTKFANKVSIIHRRDRLRASEIMGQRAMENPKIELVWDSVVEEVLDVEKNEVTGVVLRNMKTDERRTLDIQGLFMGIGHQPNTGIFQGMLDMNPQGYIVANSTKTSVPGIFAAGDVQDAVYRQAITACGSGCAAALEVQKYLDEKK, via the coding sequence ATGGAAAAGATTATTATATTAGGTTCGGGTCCGGCTGGATATACGTGTGCCATTTACCTGGCAAGAGCAGGTTATGTGCCGGTAATTATAGAAGGAATGCAGGCAGGCGGTCAGCTGACGACCACCACGGATATTGAAAACTATCCCGGATTTCCCGACGGGATCAGCGGCTTTGAACTGATGGACGCGATGAAGGCACAGGCGTTGCGGTTTGGTGCCGAATCAAAAATCGGTTGGGCCACAGCCTGTGACATAAAGGACGGCCAGCGGTCGATTACGTTGGACAGCGGCGAGGTTATGCCCTTTGATGTTCTTGTTATCGCAACGGGGGCGACGGCGCGATATCTGGAGCTGGACAGCATTGAAAAACTCAAAGGCCGTGGTGTTTCCGCCTGTGCGGTGTGTGACGGAGCTTTTTATCGCGGCATGGATGTGGCGGTTCTGGGTGGCGGGGATACAGCCATAGAGGAAGCATTATTTCTCACCAAATTTGCCAATAAAGTATCCATCATTCATCGACGCGACCGTTTACGTGCTTCAGAAATCATGGGACAGCGAGCCATGGAGAATCCAAAAATCGAACTGGTATGGGATTCCGTGGTGGAAGAGGTGCTGGACGTTGAGAAAAATGAAGTGACCGGTGTTGTATTGCGCAATATGAAAACCGATGAACGTCGGACATTGGATATTCAGGGCTTGTTTATGGGAATCGGGCACCAGCCAAATACAGGGATATTTCAGGGTATGCTTGACATGAATCCACAGGGCTATATTGTCGCGAATTCCACCAAAACCAGCGTTCCCGGTATTTTCGCGGCAGGCGATGTACAGGATGCTGTTTATCGTCAGGCGATCACAGCCTGCGGCTCTGGCTGTGCTGCGGCGCTGGAAGTGCAGAAGTATCTGGATGAGAAAAAATAA
- a CDS encoding transposase — protein sequence MEQSSNYFIIDAAFVLCCCFCMKNRIKRKELAYYHCMSRIVGRQMLLGDVEKEHMRGLIRRVEGFTGVHVLTYAVMTNHVHVLLEEPDRATVIDDAEFWRRMAFLYSEVELAELDLLWRGWTADGCGDLVAAGKARYLNRMHDISEFMKQVKQRFSHWYNRRNGRFGTLWDARFRSVLVEGGDVLRIVASYIEMNPVRAGMSSDPSMYRFCGFAEAVHGGVAAQKGVMRLVRLGRDAFGVTDAVCQERAWAEDAKEYFDRVLMYGGVKSESEDMRYDERDGRPLPDDFVRLLRRCRYFTDGRVIGGRAFVEAFFEENRDYFGPKRMSGGRKIRGGWPAIYAVRDLGKGC from the coding sequence ATGGAACAGTCCAGTAATTATTTTATCATTGACGCCGCTTTCGTTTTATGTTGCTGTTTCTGCATGAAAAACCGAATTAAACGGAAGGAATTGGCTTATTATCATTGCATGAGCCGGATTGTTGGACGACAGATGTTGCTTGGTGACGTCGAGAAGGAGCATATGCGTGGGTTGATTCGTCGGGTCGAAGGGTTTACTGGGGTTCATGTTCTGACGTATGCGGTGATGACAAATCATGTGCATGTGTTGCTGGAGGAGCCGGATCGGGCTACGGTAATTGATGACGCGGAGTTTTGGCGTCGAATGGCCTTTCTTTATTCGGAGGTAGAATTGGCTGAGTTGGATTTGTTATGGCGGGGATGGACTGCTGATGGGTGCGGGGATCTGGTTGCTGCAGGCAAGGCGCGCTATTTGAATCGGATGCACGATATCAGCGAGTTTATGAAGCAGGTGAAACAGCGTTTTTCTCATTGGTATAATAGGCGGAACGGTCGATTTGGCACGTTGTGGGATGCTCGGTTTCGCAGTGTGCTGGTTGAGGGCGGGGACGTGTTGCGGATTGTTGCGTCATATATTGAGATGAATCCGGTGCGGGCTGGCATGTCATCCGATCCGTCAATGTATCGATTTTGTGGATTTGCCGAGGCCGTTCATGGTGGTGTGGCTGCTCAAAAAGGGGTGATGCGCTTGGTGCGGTTGGGTCGGGATGCGTTTGGGGTGACGGATGCGGTTTGTCAAGAGCGGGCATGGGCGGAGGACGCGAAGGAGTATTTTGACAGGGTGCTTATGTATGGCGGGGTGAAGAGTGAGAGCGAGGATATGCGATATGATGAGCGGGACGGACGTCCTTTGCCTGATGATTTTGTGCGGTTGCTGCGACGATGTCGCTATTTTACCGATGGACGAGTGATTGGCGGCCGGGCTTTTGTGGAAGCGTTTTTTGAAGAGAATCGAGACTATTTCGGTCCGAAACGAATGTCGGGTGGACGGAAGATCAGGGGGGGATGGCCTGCTATATATGCGGTGCGTGATTTGGGGAAGGGCTGTTGA
- a CDS encoding MotA/TolQ/ExbB proton channel family protein: MNTTYTELILRCWQDGGWLMIPLAMLSFSIWALFLRSRNHMLHALKLPPQLSLQYLSTGDRLTYDEIALSTQQRLKRDIHLLSALTASAPLTGLLGTVAGMIHTFHALAATTAGTQAGTVSAGISQALITTQFGLVIALPGVFGVARLRRLLRQVQTAFSCTHDQEKTA, from the coding sequence ATGAACACCACCTATACAGAACTGATTCTGCGCTGCTGGCAGGACGGCGGCTGGCTGATGATTCCGCTGGCCATGCTGAGCTTTTCCATTTGGGCTCTATTTCTACGCAGCCGCAATCACATGCTGCATGCACTAAAACTGCCACCACAATTATCATTGCAATATCTATCCACCGGCGATCGGCTCACCTATGATGAAATAGCATTGTCAACCCAGCAACGTCTCAAGCGCGACATTCATTTACTTTCCGCACTCACAGCCAGTGCCCCGCTGACAGGACTCCTCGGAACCGTCGCCGGAATGATTCACACGTTTCATGCCCTCGCCGCAACAACCGCAGGGACTCAGGCCGGAACAGTTTCCGCCGGCATCAGTCAGGCACTGATTACAACCCAGTTCGGACTGGTCATCGCCCTACCTGGCGTATTCGGCGTTGCGCGTTTACGGCGACTTCTACGTCAGGTTCAGACAGCCTTCAGCTGCACCCATGATCAGGAAAAAACAGCATGA
- a CDS encoding MotA/TolQ/ExbB proton channel family protein translates to MILKKQVLIFCGFLLWLTIAHGNMPTALTKAGEQLATSRQALNAQRDAQQKERRAWANTLDTSRATLAELAKEEEFLERALQQQAAKETELTAQLQDEHRRRKRIWQLLLDYRRSLPSRFAPAQMQPFTQTINGLDEACRDERFLPETMDTLLSMAQQLQRQRWDIYKTDAEALDTNGLVYNGSAWYMGPFAWFISTDSSAAGLLHYTKDHPLPAVESSLQLTPEEQTKLQQGHSVMLPVNMTQEALLLSNEAQHSFWQQLKDGGLVMIPLALVAFISSLLILLKTLDLLMIRPRAERVLPDIIDAVTGNDYKGALRHVKQCGFPARDILTAGIQHADATREDLEELMHERMLSCIPRLERHLGTLAVMGAVAPLLGLLGTVTGMIHTFQLITLFGTGDAQVLSGGIAEALVTTEIGLILAIPILIIHALLARRVRVIMAELEQTAVQFVNSIKV, encoded by the coding sequence ATGATTCTAAAGAAACAGGTTCTCATCTTTTGCGGCTTTCTGCTTTGGTTAACTATAGCACACGGCAACATGCCGACGGCTCTGACAAAGGCAGGCGAACAACTGGCAACATCCAGACAAGCATTAAACGCGCAGCGCGATGCACAACAGAAGGAACGGCGTGCATGGGCAAACACGCTGGACACATCACGAGCAACTCTGGCCGAACTGGCGAAGGAGGAAGAATTCCTGGAAAGAGCGCTCCAGCAGCAAGCCGCAAAGGAAACAGAATTAACTGCGCAACTGCAGGATGAACATCGACGGCGTAAACGAATATGGCAGCTTCTGCTAGATTATCGACGCAGCCTTCCTTCCCGTTTTGCCCCCGCACAAATGCAGCCCTTCACACAAACCATCAATGGACTGGATGAGGCATGCCGCGACGAACGTTTTCTACCGGAAACCATGGATACTCTGCTATCTATGGCGCAACAACTCCAGCGTCAGCGATGGGACATATATAAAACCGATGCCGAAGCATTGGATACGAATGGTCTCGTATACAATGGTTCTGCATGGTACATGGGCCCCTTTGCCTGGTTCATATCGACGGACAGCTCGGCCGCCGGCTTGCTTCATTACACAAAAGATCATCCGCTGCCGGCCGTGGAATCGTCACTGCAGCTTACTCCAGAAGAACAGACAAAGCTACAGCAAGGACATTCGGTCATGCTGCCGGTGAATATGACACAAGAGGCACTGCTTCTATCTAATGAAGCACAGCATTCCTTTTGGCAACAACTGAAAGATGGCGGACTGGTCATGATTCCGCTGGCACTGGTTGCATTCATTTCCAGCCTGCTCATCCTGCTCAAAACACTGGACTTACTCATGATCCGTCCACGGGCCGAACGAGTCCTTCCCGACATCATTGACGCTGTGACAGGCAACGATTACAAGGGCGCACTACGACACGTCAAACAATGCGGCTTCCCTGCACGCGATATATTAACGGCGGGTATTCAGCATGCCGATGCCACACGCGAAGATCTGGAAGAACTGATGCATGAACGCATGCTGTCCTGCATTCCCCGACTGGAACGTCACTTAGGCACACTGGCTGTAATGGGGGCGGTCGCCCCGTTGCTGGGCCTGCTGGGAACGGTTACCGGAATGATACACACATTCCAGCTGATCACCCTTTTTGGCACCGGAGACGCACAAGTCTTAAGCGGCGGCATCGCCGAAGCACTGGTCACCACAGAAATCGGACTGATATTGGCTATTCCTATTCTAATCATTCATGCCCTGCTGGCACGGCGGGTTCGCGTTATCATGGCAGAGCTGGAGCAGACCGCTGTCCAATTCGTAAACAGCATCAAGGTATAA
- a CDS encoding metal-dependent transcriptional regulator, which yields MDTTKNSESVPLSSNMEDYLEAIYHIERDKDTVRPKDIADRMHVSNASVTGALRSLVAQGMVDHKPYDSVRLTKDGMNLALDISGKHAALLDFFLNTLVVDAERAEIIACQMEHLIPTDVFHRFTRYLSFVHDIANGPLRWNEQTSDFESASDT from the coding sequence ATGGATACAACGAAAAATTCAGAATCAGTGCCGTTAAGCTCCAATATGGAGGATTATCTGGAGGCAATTTATCATATTGAGCGTGATAAAGACACGGTCCGTCCAAAAGACATTGCAGATCGTATGCATGTGAGTAATGCGTCTGTTACAGGTGCATTGCGGTCTCTGGTTGCGCAGGGCATGGTGGATCACAAACCCTATGATTCGGTTCGCCTCACAAAAGACGGAATGAATCTGGCGCTGGATATATCGGGAAAACATGCCGCATTGCTGGATTTTTTTCTAAACACATTGGTTGTGGATGCGGAACGAGCAGAAATAATTGCATGTCAGATGGAGCATTTGATTCCTACGGATGTATTCCATCGATTCACACGTTATTTAAGCTTCGTACATGACATAGCGAATGGCCCTTTACGCTGGAATGAACAGACGAGTGATTTTGAATCTGCATCTGATACATAG